One stretch of Schizosaccharomyces pombe strain 972h- genome assembly, chromosome: III DNA includes these proteins:
- the gcn3 gene encoding translation initiation factor eIF2B alpha subunit Gcn3 — translation MVESDSSGIVRHSQGEFDIVQVYKKFLQDDPEITMPVAAIEALVQLLSRSQAKTISEFMDILQNGSNTLKEGVQNNISLSAGCDIFQRFVTRSLHDVGDFEQCKRHLVENGKLFIQRARACRQRIAHLGYPLIRDGSVILTHGFSRGVAAVLLAAAKRHVRFKVFVTESRPSGSGCLMTRTLKNACIPTCMVLDSAVSFTMNRVDLVLVGAEGVVENGGLINQIGTFQLAVFAKHAHKPFYAVAESHKFVRMFPLSQYDIPFSRPILEFDDPSPETVHPEPEPIPTPSDAIHNELIMNEEQIRNNPTLDVTPPEFVSGLITDLGIIDSKSGVSEELIKLYL, via the exons ATGGTGGAATCGGATTCTTCGGGAATCGTTCGACATTCTCAAGGAGAATTTGACATCGTCCAggtttacaaaaaatttttgcaagATGATCCAGAAATCACGATGCCTGTAGCCGCCATTGAGGCTTTAGTCCAGCTTTTGTCGCGCTCTCAAG CCAAGACAATTTCAGAATTTATGGacattttacaaaatggCTCAAATACGCTGAAGGAAGGCGTTCAAAACAACATTTCGCTTTCAGCTGGTTGTGACATTTTCCAACGGTTTGTCACTCGATCACTACACGATGTCGGG GATTTTGAGCAATGCAAACGTCACTTGGTagaaaatggaaaactCTTTATTCAGCGTGCTCGTGCTTGTCGACAAAGAATTGCACATTTAGGTTACCCTCTTATTCGAGATGGTAGTGTTATTCTTACCCATGGGTTTTCACGCGGTGTTGCGGCTGTTCTTTTGGCTGCTGCCAAGCGTCACGTTCGtttcaaagtttttgtCACAGAATCAAGACCTAGCGGCTCAGGCTGTCTAATGACGAgaacattaaaaaatgcttgTATTCCTACTTGCATGGTTTTGGATTCCGCTGTAAGCTTTACTATGAACCGTGTAGATTTGGTCTTGGTTGGCGCAGAAGGTGTTGTCGAAAACGGAGGACTCATTAATCAAATCGGTACTTTCCAACTTGCCGTTTTTGCCAAACATGCACATAAGCCCTTTTACGCAGTTGCAGAAAG TCATAAATTCGTGCGTATGTTTCCCCTTTCTCAATATGATATTCCCTTTAGTCGTCCTATTCTGGAATTTGATGATCCATCTCCTGAAACTGTTCATCCTGAACCTGAACCAATTCCAACTCCATCAGATGCTATTCATAACGAGCTGATCATGAATGAAGAACAAATTCGAAATAATCCTACTTTGGATGTTACACCACCCGAATTTGTCTCAGGTCTCATTACCGATTTAGGGATCATTGATTCGAAGAGTGGGGTAAGCGAAGAGCTAATTAAATTGTATCTTTAG
- the rik1 gene encoding CLRC ubiquitin ligase complex WD repeat protein Rik1 has translation MALCVHSFWATAVDTATSCHFISSENCLVLLQALKINIYLCSEVHGLQFFTSIPLFSTVKHIRPYRPPGLDRDYLFVVLNDDTYFSIYWDEDYQKVIVDHPPVRYRVTFPWNRNAKSYCLVDLRMRAIFLSIDEISMICIRILSAEERLKTGRSIDSGFPFSFPVHLIYDMCILNDSSTPTLVVLHSDGLDCYVTAFLLDLSSKSLGKGIRLFERVKPSMIMPFGKRGLLVFESLFIHCMYRGNFVTINGPCTTYMHWTPLKGQKMHYIVCDTNGYLFGVYSSILGKNKWSLVMERLPIPPFDFITSLNSIHEGLLFIGSKNSESKLINLSTLKDVDSIPNLGPIHDLLVLKNDIEKSFLVCAGTPRNASLIYFQHALKLDILGQTKISGILRAMVLPSYPEHKLFLGFPSETVAFNIKEDFQLELDPSLSTKERTIALSGTNGEFVQVTSTFLCIYDSAKRSRLVYIEKITNAACYQEYSAIVINGTALAIFKKDTEVARKVFESEISCLDFSAQFQIGVGFWSKQVMILTFSDNSSISCAFQTNVPSLPRNIILEGVGVDRNLLLVSSGSGEFKSYVLFKNNLVFSETKHFGTTPVSFRRFTMNIGTYIICNNDCPHMVYGFNGALCYMPLSMPQSYDVCQFRDNSGKDFLISVSLGGLKFLQLNPLPELTPRKVLLEHVPLQAIIFQNKLLLRTLENRYEDYESYKENYHLELVDSYDDNSFRVFSFTENERCEKVLKINESSLLVGTSIIEQDKLVPVNGRLILLEFEKELQSLKVVSSMVLSAAVIDLGVYNDRYIVAFGQQVAIVKLTEERLMIDSRISLGSIVLQLIVEGNEIAIADSIGRFTIMYFDGQKFIVVARYLFGENIVKAALYEGTVYIIATNSGLLKLLRYNKDAKNFNDRFICESVYHLHDKVSKFQNFPITNTNSFLEPKMLFATEIGAIGSIVSLKDKELELEELTRKIRKLKFSYLSSMDYESIEADLISPVPFIDGDLVIDVKRWASSELFRLCRSVEHRESLNSYQKVQALLEEIQSLC, from the coding sequence ATGGCTTTATGTGTTCATTCCTTCTGGGCAACGGCGGTAGACACAGCGACTTCATGTCATTTTATATCATCTGAAAACTGCTTAGTTTTATTACAAGccttaaaaattaatatttatctCTGTAGTGAGGTTCATGGCTTACAATTCTTTACCTCTATCCCTTTATTTTCTACGGTGAAACATATACGCCCATATCGCCCTCCAGGATTAGATAGAGACTATTTATTTGTAGTTCTCAATGATGATACTTATTTTTCGATTTATTGGGACGAGGATTATCAAAAAGTGATCGTCGACCATCCTCCAGTTCGCTATCGAGTTACATTTCCTTGGAATCGCAACGCGAAAAGCTACTGCCTTGTCGACTTAAGGATGCgtgctatttttttaagcattGACGAAATTTCCATGATATGTATTAGAATCCTTTCTGCCGAAGAACGGTTGAAAACTGGCCGTTCTATAGATAGCggatttcctttttcttttccagTGCATCTCATATATGATATGTGCATTCTCAATGATTCCAGTACCCCAACTCTTGTGGTCCTTCACAGCGATGGCTTAGATTGTTATGTAAcagcttttcttttagatTTAAGCTCAAAAAGTTTGGGAAAGGGGATTAGACTATTTGAGCGGGTTAAACCGTCAATGATCATGCCCTTTGGAAAAAGAGGTTTGCTGGTTTTTGAGAGTTTGTTTATTCATTGCATGTATCGCGGTAATTTTGTTACAATCAATGGTCCTTGTACTACTTATATGCATTGGACTCCTTTGAAAGGGCAAAAGATGCATTATATTGTTTGTGATACTAATGGATATCTTTTCGGAGTATATTCGAGTATCTTgggaaaaaacaaatggaGCTTGGTTATGGAAAGACTACCAATCCCACCTTTCGACTTTATTACTTCTCTAAATTCCATCCATGAGGGACTCTTGTTTATCGGAAGCAAAAATTCGGAATCTAAACTTATTAACCTGTCTACTTTGAAGGATGTTGACTCAATACCCAACTTAGGACCCATTCATGATTTACTAGTACTCAAAAACGACattgaaaaaagtttcCTTGTATGCGCAGGAACACCAAGAAACGcttctttaatttattttcaacatGCTCTGAAATTAGATATTTTAGGGCAGACGAAAATCTCGGGCATCCTTCGAGCTATGGTCCTACCATCATATCCAGAGCATAAGCTCTTCCTCGGGTTTCCTAGTGAAACTGTTGCTTTTAATATCAAAGAAGATTTCCAGTTAGAGCTAGACCCATCTCTATCAACCAAAGAAAGGACGATTGCGCTTTCAGGGACGAATGGTGAGTTTGTACAAGTCACATCtacttttctttgtatCTACGATTCTGCAAAGCGCTCTCGTTTAGtttatattgaaaaaatcacGAACGCTGCTTGCTATCAAGAATACTCCGCAATCGTTATCAATGGAACAGCATTGgcaatatttaaaaaagatacaGAAGTTGCAcgaaaagtttttgaaagtgAAATTTCTTGCCTTGATTTTTCAGCGCAATTTCAAATAGGAGTTGGATTTTGGTCTAAGCAGGTGATGATACTTACATTCTCAGATAATTCGTCAATTAGCTGCGCCTTTCAAACCAACGTTCCATCATTGCCcagaaatattattttagaAGGAGTTGGTGTTGACAGAAATCTTCTTTTAGTTTCTAGCGGAAGTGGTGAATTTAAATCTTATgtacttttcaaaaataatctGGTATTCTCTGAAACAAAACATTTCGGTACAACCCCTGTATCGTTTAGGAGATTTACGATGAATATTGGTACCTATATCATATGCAACAATGACTGTCCACACATGGTATATGGGTTTAATGGAGCACTATGTTATATGCCGCTTAGTATGCCTCAAAGTTATGATGTGTGTCAGTTTCGTGATAACTCAGGGAAGGATTTTCTCATTTCTGTATCATTAGGGGGCTTGAAATTCCTTCAACTTAATCCATTGCCAGAATTGACCCCAAGAAAAGTACTTTTGGAGCATGTTCCGTTACAAGccattatttttcaaaataaactGTTGCTTAGAACACTCGAGAATAGATATGAAGATTACGAAAGTTACAAGGAAAATTATCACTTGGAGTTGGTCGATAGTTATGATGATAATTCGTTCAgggttttttcttttaccgAAAATGAACGTTGTGAGAAAGTTTTGAAGATTAATGAGAGTTCTTTACTTGTAGGAACAAGCATTATAGAACAAGATAAGTTGGTGCCGGTAAATGGAAGattaattttgttagaGTTTGAAAAGGAGCTTCAGTCTTTGAAGGTAGTTTCGTCTATGGTACTATCTGCGGCCGTGATAGATCTGGGGGTATATAATGATCGATACATCGTTGCATTTGGGCAACAAGTTGCAATCGTTAAACTTACCGAGGAAAGGCTTATGATAGATTCTAGGATATCACTAGGTTCTATAGTTTTACAACTCATCGTAGAGGGTAACGAGATTGCTATAGCGGACAGTATTGGACGTTTTACGATTATGTACTTCGATGGCCAAAAGTTTATTGTCGTTGCCAGATACCTTTTTGGAGAAAACATTGTGAAAGCAGCATTATATGAAGGAACAGTTTATATAATAGCAACTAATAGTGGCTTGCTAAAACTTCTTCGTTATAACAAAGAtgcaaaaaactttaatgACAGATTCATTTGTGAAAGTGTGTACCATCTGCATGATAAAGTTagcaaatttcaaaatttcccAATAACAAATACCAATTCGTTTTTAGAGccaaaaatgctttttgcAACGGAAATTGGTGCTATTGGGAGTATAGTATCATTAAAAGATAAGGAGCTAGAACTGGAGGAACTTACAAGAAAAATtcgaaaattaaaattttcatactTGTCATCTATGGACTACGAAAGTATAGAAGCAGACCTCATTTCTCCAGTCCCGTTTATTGATGGAGACTTGGTTATCGATGTCAAAAGATGGGCATCTTCAGAACTTTTCCGATTATGCAGAAGTGTAGAACATAGGGAATCACTCAATTCTTACCAAAAAGTTCAAGCCCTCCTTGAGGAAATACAAAGTTTATGTTAA
- a CDS encoding alpha-amylase-like protein: protein MNLICSILPKKEPSYLKLWRKQVIYQVLTDRFALDEDNFYAKASGNLYLGGTWKGITRNLDYIKSLGCTAIWISPIVKNISETTDCGQAYHGYWAQDMTQLNENFGTEEDLKELVNAIHEKNMLCMVDIVVNHMGHAGSKPVNFLLYQPFNSGKYYHNWQFVQNYDDPHETITGWLGDSHVNLPDIRTEKNEVRKFFQNWVSDLIKRYQFDGIRLDTAKHVEKSFFPTFIEAANVFTTGEVFHGDPKVVGDYQKYLPSTLNFPLFFQLRETFLDPKHSMFSFYDKAVLDVRHYFKDVTVLCNFLENHDFPRFFHETKDIALALNALTALIFMDGIPIIYYGQEQMFDGGSDPDNREGLWKSKYNTSNPMFRHLSSMIRTRQNLVETYPEFTYVLSFQLYIDDSVYVFTRPGVIIAISNEGSTSSFKVEIDLKEHWKEVPSSFTDILTQKTIPCKDHKLKIKSKSGLPKILISSDPSFL, encoded by the exons ATGAATCTAATCTGCTCCATTCTGCCGAAAAAAGAACCTTCCTACCTTAAATTATGGCGAAAGCAAGTTATATACCAGGTATTAACGGACAGATTTGCTTTGGATGAGGATAATTTTTATGCAAAAGCTAGCGGAAATCTTTACCTTGGGGGTACATGGAAGGGTATTACTCGTAACCTTGATTACATTAAAAGTCTGGGATGTACGGCAATATGGATTAGCCCAATAGTTAAAAACATATCTGAGACTACGGATTGTGGTCAGGCATATCATGGGTATTGGGCACAAGATATGACTCAGTTAAACGAGAATTTTGGGACAGAAGAAGATTTGAAAGAACTAGTCAATGCAATTCATGAGAAAAATATGCTTTGCATGGTTGACATAGTTGTCAACCATATGGGTCATGCCGGAAGCAAACCCGTAAACTTCTTACTTTATCAACCATTTAACTCTGGGAAGTATTATCACAACTGGCAGTTTGTACAAAATTACGATGATCCCCATGAGACAATTACAGGTTGGTTAGGAGATTCACATGTGAACCTACCAGACATTCGAACCGAAAAGAATGAAGTTcgcaaattttttcaaaattggGTTTCTGATCTAATTAAACGTTATCAATTTGATGGTATCAGATTGGACACAGCCAAACATGTCGAAAAATCCTTCTTCCCAACATTTATTGAAGCAGCTAATGTATTTACTACAGGAGAAGTTTTTCATGGAGATCCTAAAGTCGTCGGggattatcaaaaatatcTCCCTTCGACTTTAAATTtccctttattttttcaattgcgGGAAACCTTTCTTGACCCCAAACATTCtatgttttcattttatgaTAAGGCCGTACTTGATGTTCGACATTACTTCAAAGATGTTACCGTCTTGTGTaactttttggaaaatcaTGATTTTCCTCGCTTTTTTCATGAAACCAAAGACATCGCC CTGGCTCTTAACGCATTAACTGCACTTATTTTCATGGACGGTATTCCAATTATCTATTATGGACAAGAACAGATGTTTGACGGTGGTAGCGATCCTGACAACAGAGAAGGTCTTTGGAAAAGTAAATACAATACTTCCAATCCAATGTTTAGACATCTTTCTTCAATGATACGCACGCGTCAAAATTTGGTTGAGACCTACCCAGAGTTTACATACGTGCTATCTTTTCAACTATACATTGACGATTCAGTTTATGTATTTACTCGTCCAGGAGTCATTATAGCCATAAGCAATGAAGGCTCTACCTCGTCGTTTAAAGTTGAAATAGATTTGAAAGAACACTGGAAAGAAGTGCCTTCAAGTTTTACAGATATTCTTACTCAGAAAACCATCCCCTGTAAAGACCATAAACTGAAGATCAAATCAAAAAGTGGCTTGCCAAAG aTCCTAATTTCCTCTGACCCTAGCTTCCTATAG
- the par1 gene encoding serine/threonine protein phosphatase PP2A regulatory subunit B-56 Par1 produces MKGIKSKMLSRGKSQDTQKSSKKKESKKSNSHDSSKAPKESPSTDPNGSVIGAQNDFLTVPKHSGKKVPIDTTPTPRDEILLENVRTVRKQRSSLYHISENRNLVRLPSFTDVPVNKWHSLALEKLEQCCVVFDFNDPSTDLYGKEVKREALQDLIDLISVRKEAIDESLYPSIVHMFAVNVFRPLPPPSNPPGEIMDLEEDEPALEVAWPHLHLVYDFFLRFFESPSLNTSVAKVYINQKFIRKLLVLFDSEDPRERDFLKTTLHRIYGKFLSLRAFIRRSINNLFLQFVYENEQFNGIAELLEILGSIINGFALPLKEEHKIFLSRVLIPLHKAKSLPLYYPQIAYGIVQFVEKDSSVTEEVVLGLLRYWPKVNSSKEVLFLNEIEDIIEVMEPSEFLKIQVPLFHKLATSISSQNFQVAERALYFFNNDYFVHLVEENVDIILPIIYPALFEISKSHWNRVIHSMVCNVLKLFMDINPSLFDEVDAEYSESRRKKEDEEIIREERWTILENIAKENAMKLKSQNPTTVHSTTERLKKLSLDYTNG; encoded by the exons ATGAAAGGgattaaaagcaaaatg CTTTCTCGAGGGAAATCTCAAGATACCCAGAAGTCTAgcaagaagaaggaaagcaaaaaatcgAATTCCCATGACTCTAGCAAGGCTCCGAAAGAG TCTCCCTCGACGGATCCCAATGGTTCTGTGATTGGTGCCCAAAACGACTTTCTTACTGTTCCAAAACATTCAGGAAAGAAAGTACCTATTGATACCACACCAACTCCTAGAGATGAGATCTTATTAGAGAATGTCAGGACTGTTCGTAAACAACGTTCATCCCTTTACCATATATCTGAAAATCGAAACCTGGTCCGTCTTCCATCCTTTACTG ATGTTCCTGTTAATAAATGGCACTCTCTGGCGttggaaaaattagaaCAATGTTGCGTTGTTTTCGATTTCAACGATCCCTCCACCGATCTTTACGGAAAAGAAGTGAAGCGAGAGGCTCTTCAAGATCTCATTGATTTAATATCTGTTCGAAAGGAAGCAATTGATGAGTCATTGTATCCATCCATTGTTCATATGTTTGCAGTAAATGTGTTTCGTCCTTTACCTCCTCCTTCTAATCCTCCCGGTGAAATCATGGAtcttgaagaagatgagCCGGCTTTGGAAGTTGCTTGGCCCCATCTTCACCTTGTTTAcgattttttcttaagattttttgaatctcCGTCTTTGAATACATCCGTAGCCAAGGTGTAtattaatcaaaaatttattaggAAATTACTTGTATTGTTCGACAGCGAAGATCCTAGGGAACGTGATTTTCTAAAGACTACACTTCATAGAATATACGGAAagtttctttctcttcGTGCGTTCATAAGGCGctcaattaataatttatttttgcaGTTTGTCTATGAGAACGAGCAATTTAATGGTATTGCCGAACTGTTGGAAATCCTCGGGAGTATCATTAATGGATTTGCCCTACCACTAAAAGAGGAACACAAAATATTCTTGTCACGTGTTCTTATTCCTTTACATAAAGCCAAATCCCTTCCCCTTTATTACCCTCAAATTGCTTATGGAATTGttcaatttgttgaaaaggATTCATCTGTTACAGAAGAG GTTGTCTTGGGCTTACTTCGATACTGGCCGAAAGTAAATAGCTCAAAAGAAgtcttatttttaaatgaaattgaagataTTATTGAAGTGATGGAACCTTCAGAGTTTTTAAAGATCCAGGTGCCGCTCTTCCACAAGTTGGCAACATCCATATCTAGCCAAAATTTCCAAGTTGCTGAAAGAgctttatatttttttaacaacgACTATTTCGTGCATTTGGTTGAAGAAAACGTTGACATTATACTACCAATTATATATCCCGCACtctttgaaatttcaaaaagtcaCTGGAATAG AGTTATACATTCTATGGTTTGTAACGTCTTAAAATTGTTCATGGACATTAATCCTTCTTTATTCGATGAAGTTGATGCTGAGTATTCTGAGAGTCGTcggaaaaaagaagatgaagaaattataCGAGAAGAAAGATGGACTATACTAGAAAACATCGCTAAAGAGAATGCTATGAAACTTAAATCTCAAAACCCTACTACTGTGCACTCTACTACTGAGAGActaaaaaaactttcaCTTGACTACACCAATGGTTAG